A window of the Neofelis nebulosa isolate mNeoNeb1 chromosome 13, mNeoNeb1.pri, whole genome shotgun sequence genome harbors these coding sequences:
- the LOC131492649 gene encoding liprin-alpha-1-like, whose protein sequence is MEAQLEEKNQELQRVRQREKMNEETNKCLSGTIDQLLSESDERLQRHLKERMAAVEDKVGHERQRLSAPVLTEETLTL, encoded by the exons ATGGAGGCCCAGCTGGAGGAAAAGAACCAAGAACTGCAGCGG gtaaggcagagagaaaaaatgaatgaagagactAATAAATGTCTGTCGGGCACTATTGACCAGCTCCTTTCCGAATCTGACGAGCGTCTTCAGCGTCATCTTAAGGAGAGAATGGCTGCTGTGGAAGATAAGGTAGGACATGAGAGACAGCGGCTGAGTGCCCCCGTCCTCACAGAGGAGACGCTCACGTTGTGA